In Corylus avellana chromosome ca2, CavTom2PMs-1.0, the following proteins share a genomic window:
- the LOC132168843 gene encoding uncharacterized protein LOC132168843 produces MKHPRRAPILLRRMTIRDALLCFFIVIHYFSAASADSIHGCGGFVEASTSLMKSRTTNAAKLDYSHITIELRTVDGLVKDRTQCAPNGYYFIPVYDKGSLVIQINGPEGWAWDPEKVPVVVDDTGCNGNEDINFRFTGFTISGKVVGAVGGESCALKNGGPSNVKVELLSPNGDLVSSVLTSSMGSYLFTNILPGKYELRASHSDLKVEVRGSTEVELGFGNGVVDDIFFVPGYDVHGFVVAQGNPILGVHMYLYSDDVLEVDCPQGSGNAPGQRKALCHAVSNAEGMFMFKSIPCGRYELIPFYKGENTVFDVSPPIASVIVEHQHVTVPQKFQVTGFSVGGRVVDGNDVGVEGVKIIVDGHERSITDKQGFYKLDQVTSNRYTIEAIKEHYKFNILKDYMVLPNMASVTDIKAVSYDVCGVVRMVSAGFKAKVALTHGPENVKPQVKLTDGSGNFCFEVLPGGYRLSAMAATPESAPGLMFLPSHVDIVVKSPLLNVEFSQALVNVLGTVACKENCGPLVSVTLVRFAGKRNEERKTVTLTDNSSEFLFSNVIPGQYKLEVKHNSPEGVTREDNWCWEQSFIDLDVGAEDVEGIVFVQKGYWVNVISTHDVDAYMTQEDGSPVNLKIKKGSQHICVESPGLHELHFVNSCIFFGSSSMKIDTFNPLPIYLKGEKYLLKGRINVESSTLDGAYEVPESIAVDILNSGGSVVDGTTAKLSSNDNDQTSAAIYEFSVWANPGDKLTFVPRDSRNNGVKKILFYPRQRHVSVTNDGCQASIPPFSARLGLYIEGSVSPPLSGVHISILAAGDSHIAALKNSELVLETTTKMDGSFIAGPLYDDITYSVEASKPGYHLKRVGPHSFSCQKLGQISVHIHSKDGAKEPIPSVLLSLSGEEGYRNNSVSGAGGTFHFDNLFPGTFYLRPLLKEYAFSPPAQTIELGSGESREVTFQAIRVAYSATGVITLLSGQPKEGVSVEARSESKGYYEETVTDSSGSYRLRGLHPDTTYVIKVVKRDGLGSPRIERASPESIPVKVGSEDIRGLDFLVFEQPEMTIVSCHVEGKRVEELNSQLMVEIKSASDMTKIESVFPLPLSNFFQVKDLPRGKHLLQLRSSLPSTTHKFESEIIEVDLEKNTQIHVGPLRYKVEEDHHKQELTAAPVFPLIVGVSVVALFISFPRLKDLYQSTVDIPTPGFTATVKKEARRPILRKKTY; encoded by the exons ATGAAACACCCTCGCCGAGCTCCAATCCTGCTGCGTAGAATGACGATCAGAGACGCTTTGCTGTGCTTCTTCATCGTAATCCATTATTTTTCAGCTGCTTCCGCTGATTCCATCCACGGCTGTGGCGGATTTGTCGAG GCTAGTACGTCTTTGATGAAGTCGAGGACGACGAATGCTGCGAAATTGGATTATTCTCATATCACG ATTGAGCTTCGCACGGTGGATGGACTGGTAAAGGACAGAACTCAGTGTGCTCCCAATGGCTACTACTTCATTCCAGTATACGACAAG GGTTCTTTGGTAATTCAAATAAATGGACCAGAAGGATGGGCGTGGGACCCAGAGAAG GTTCctgttgttgttgatgataCTGGTTGCAATGGCAATGAAGATATAAATTTCCGTTTCACAGG GTTCACCATTTCTGGTAAGGTGGTGGGAGCTGTGGGTGGAGAGAGCTGTGCTCTTAAGAATGGAGGCCCTTCAAATGTAAAAGTTGAACTTTTGTCTCCTAATGGCGATCTTGTCTCTTCTGTCTTGACATCATCAATGGGGAGTTACTTGTTCACAAATATACTTCCAG GAAAATATGAATTACGTGCTTCGCATTCTGATCTGAAAGTTGAAGTTCGAGGCTCCACAGAG GTGGAATTGGGGTTTGGAAATGGTGTAGTTGATGACATTTTCTTTGTCCCTGGGTATGATGTCCATGGCTTTGTTGTTGCTCAG GGAAATCCAATATTGGGAGTTCACATGTATTTATACTCAGATGATGTCTTAGAGGTAGATTGTCCCCAAGGTTCTGGTAATGCCCCTGGACAAAGAAAGGCTCTCTGCCATGCTGTATCCAATGCTGAAGGAATGTTTATGTTTAAATCAATACCCTGTG GAAGATACGAGCTCATACCTTTCTACAAGGGTGAAAACACAGTATTTGATGTTTCACCTCCCATTGCATCAGTGATTGTTGAGCATCAACATGTGACAGTTCCCCAAAAGTTTCAG GTCACTGGATTTTCTGTTGGGGGCCGTGTAGTTGATGGAAATGACGTTGGAGTGGAGGGTGTTAAAATTATAGTTGATGGTCATGAAAGGTCTATCACTGACAAACAAGGATTTTACAAGCTCGATCAG GTTACTTCCAATCGCTATACAATAGAGGCCATAAAGGAGCATTACAAATTCAACATACTGAAGGATTATATG GTATTGCCAAACATGGCTTCGGTTACTGATATTAAAGCAGTTTCCTATGATGTATGTGGTGTAGTTCGGATGGTTAGTGCTGGTTTCAAGGCAAAg GTAGCTTTGACTCATGGACCAGAAAATGTCAAACCTCAAGTGAAACTGACTGATGGAAGTGGAAATTTCTGCTTTGAG GTTCTACCAGGTGGATACCGCTTATCTGCTATGGCAGCTACACCTGAGAGTGCTCCTGGACTCATGTTTTTGCCATCGCATGTTGACATTGTTGTCAAAAGTCCATTGTTGAATGTTGAATTTTCTCAG GCACTAGTCAATGTACTTGGTACTGTAGCCTGCAAGGAGAACTGTGGCCCGTTAGTTTCTGTTACCCTTGTGAGATTCGCTGGTAAACGCAATGAAGAGAGAAAGACAGTTACTTTGACTGACAACAGCAGTGAATTCCTCTTTTCAAATGTCATCCCTGGACAATACAAGCTTGAG GTCAAACACAACTCCCCAGAAGGAGTGACAAGGGAAGATAATTGGTGCTGGGAGCAGAGCTTCATTGATTTGGACGTTGGTGCTGAGGATGTAGAAGGAATTGTATTCGTTCAAAAAGGTTACTGGGTTAATGTTATCTCCACCCATGATGTAGATGCTTACATGACTCAAGAAGATGGGTCACCTGTAAATTTGAAGATTAAG AAAGGTTCCCAGCATATATGTGTAGAATCTCCCGGATTGCATGAACTTCATTTTGTTAACTCATGTATTTTCTTTGGGAGTTCATCAATGAAGATTGATACATTCAACCCTTTG cCCATCTATCTGAAAGGAGAGAAGTATCTACTTAAAGGACGGATCAATGTTGAATCTAGCACACTTGATGGTGCATATGAAGTACCCGAGAGTATTGCTGTGGACATTCTGAACAGTGGGGGCAGTGTTGTTGATGGTACCACAGCTAAACTTAGTTCCAATGACAATGATCAAACAAGTGCTGCCATTTATGAGTTCTCTGTATGGGCTAATCCTGGAGACAAACTTACCTTTGTTCCTCGGGACTCAAG GAATAATGGGGTGAAGAAGATCTTGTTTTATCCTAGACAACGTCAT GTCTCAGTGACAAATGATGGTTGTCAAGCTTCCATTCCTCCATTTTCTGCTCGGTTGGGCTTATATATTGAAGGATCCGtttctcctcctctttctgGTGTTCATATTAGTATTCTTGCTGCTGGAGATAGCCACATTGCTGCCCTTAAGAACAGTGAATTAGTACTTGAAACTACCACAAAGATGGATGGATCCTTCATTGCTGGACCTTTATATGATGACATAACGTATAGCGTTGAGGCTTCGAAG CCTGGATATCATCTGAAACGGGTTGGACCTCACTCCTTTTCTTGTCAGAAGCTTGGTCAAATTTCTGTACATATACATTCTAAAGATGGTGCTAAGGAACCTATTCCATCCGTGCTGCTATCATTGAGTGGAGAAGAGGGTTATAGGAATAACTCAGTATCTGGGGCTGGTGGAACATTCCATTTTGATAACTTATTTCCTGGAACTTTCTATCTGCGTCCTCTGCTGAAG gagtACGCTTTCTCACCACCAGCACAGACAATAGAACTTGGTTCTGGGGAGTCTAGAGAAGTCACTTTCCAGGCCATCCGTGTGGCTTACAG TGCTACAGGGGTGATCACTTTGCTGTCTGGCCAACCCAAAGAAGGTGTTTCAGTTGAAGCCCGGTCTGAGTCAAAAGGTTACTATGAGGAAACAGTGACTGATTCATCTGGAAGTTATCGTCTGAGAGGACTCCATCCTGACACTACATATGTAATAAAAGTAGTGAAAAGGGATGGTCTGGGTAGCCCGAGAATTGAGCGTGCATCTCCAGAATCTATTCCTGTTAAG GTTGGATCTGAGGATATCAGGGGCTTGGATTTCCTGGTCTTTGAACAGCCAGAGATGACCATTGTAAGTTGCCATGTTGAAGGAAAGAGAGTAGAGGAACTAAATTCACAGCTAATGGTGGAAATAAAGTCAGCCAGTGACATGACTAAGATTGAGTCAGTCTTCCCTCTGCCACTTTCCAACTTCTTCCAGGTGAAGGACTTGCCTAGGGGCAAGCACCTTCTGCAGCTCAGATCTAGTCTACCATCAACCACCCACAAATTTGAGTCCGAGATTATCGAGGTCGACTTAGAGAAGAATACCCAAATTCATGTTGGTCCACTCAGATACAAAGTTGAAGAGGACCACCACAAACAG GAGTTGACTGCGGCACCTGTGTTTCCTCTCATTGTTGGGGTTTCAGTGGTTGCTCTGTTTATCAGTTTTCCACG ATTGAAGGACTTGTATCAATCCACTGTGGATATACCAACCCCAGGATTCACTGCAACTGTGAAGAAGGAAGCACGAAGGCCAATTTTGAGAAAGAAGACTTACTGA